In the genome of Pseudoalteromonas rubra, one region contains:
- the hemH gene encoding ferrochelatase: MPKLSAITDNPHENRFNEKIGVLVTNLGSPDAPNAPALRNYLREFLSDPRIVELPRALWWLILHGVILRVRPSRSAKAYASIWTEEGSPLVQITQDQCNKLSALLKEQNYENVEVVMAMRYGNPSIQSGLEALRSKGITNIVVFPLYPQYSSATTGSTFDAVANVLKTWRWVPSLSFINGYHKQPSYITALANSVQEHIDKHGLPEKLLFSYHGTPKRFLDNGDPYHCFCQQTTRLVCEQLKLDKDKVMTTFQSRFGREEWLQPYTDVTLKELASQGIKEIAILSPAFSADCLETLEELEEENREYFIEAGGETYHYIPALNDRDDHLAALFDILKPYIR; the protein is encoded by the coding sequence GTGCCAAAGCTTTCTGCCATTACTGATAATCCACACGAGAACAGATTTAATGAAAAAATCGGCGTTCTGGTAACCAATTTGGGCAGCCCGGATGCCCCAAATGCACCTGCTCTAAGAAATTATCTTCGTGAGTTTTTGTCTGATCCTCGTATCGTCGAGCTGCCCAGAGCACTTTGGTGGTTAATACTGCACGGCGTTATCTTAAGAGTCAGACCCAGCAGATCCGCCAAGGCCTATGCCAGTATCTGGACTGAAGAGGGATCACCTCTGGTACAAATTACGCAAGATCAGTGTAATAAACTGAGCGCACTACTAAAAGAGCAAAACTACGAAAACGTCGAGGTGGTCATGGCAATGCGCTATGGTAACCCGTCTATTCAGAGCGGTCTTGAAGCACTGCGTTCAAAAGGGATCACTAACATCGTGGTATTCCCACTTTACCCACAGTACAGCAGTGCAACAACAGGCTCAACGTTTGACGCGGTTGCAAACGTACTGAAAACCTGGCGCTGGGTGCCAAGTCTGAGCTTTATCAATGGCTATCACAAACAACCAAGTTATATCACCGCCCTGGCGAACTCAGTACAAGAACATATAGACAAACATGGTCTGCCAGAAAAGCTACTTTTTTCTTATCACGGTACACCGAAACGTTTCCTCGATAATGGCGACCCTTACCATTGCTTTTGTCAACAAACCACCCGACTTGTGTGCGAGCAGCTCAAGTTAGACAAAGACAAAGTAATGACGACTTTCCAAAGCCGGTTTGGCCGAGAGGAATGGCTACAACCCTATACAGACGTGACACTGAAAGAGCTGGCTTCTCAGGGGATCAAAGAAATTGCTATTCTCAGTCCTGCATTTAGCGCGGACTGCCTGGAAACACTTGAAGAACTTGAAGAAGAAAACCGCGAGTACTTCATCGAAGCAGGTGGTGAAACTTACCACTATATTCCAGCACTGAATGACAGAGACGATCACTTAGCGGCTTTGTTCGATATCCTGAAACCGTATATCAGATAG
- a CDS encoding methyl-accepting chemotaxis protein, which translates to MRLNHPVTNQEKRFSADTRLISVTDLKGTILDCNEHFVEVSGYAKDELIGQPHNLVRHPDMPEIAFKTMWDQLKAGKPWMGLVKNRCKNGDHYWVNAYVTPMTEGGKIIGYESVRSCPDRESVTRAEALYKRVKSGQRDKVKLPKLRAIWPSLAVLTALFLYLSVNEMLGFGWLVANTLALFAYNTYRDNEQLGRIDKVMSHSFCDDIATQVYSPWSGKMAQLHVKLLSERAHLDTIITRIEFAAKGVAGGAKESNSKSIETSQCLTKQQLETELVATAMNEMATTINEVSHSVQASSEDAKGVLVLAQESARSSEETRASIESLGATVVDIKDSVLGVAKQTSKIAEAAQIIEQIAEQTNLLALNAAIEAARAGEQGRGFAVVADEVRHLAQRTQESTKEIHAIIEQLTQSTQNAEFIAKRGEDESRQGIEQLSHSSQKLEGIYQLIEKISASSMQIATAVEEQATVSEDINQQVVSIATLANTSANSSNEMHVISEELTTVANDMYELVVRFKR; encoded by the coding sequence ATGCGATTAAATCACCCCGTCACCAATCAGGAAAAACGCTTTTCCGCTGACACCCGACTAATTTCAGTAACCGATCTGAAAGGCACAATACTAGACTGCAACGAACATTTTGTTGAAGTCAGTGGGTATGCCAAAGATGAACTAATTGGCCAGCCACATAACTTGGTCCGCCACCCGGATATGCCTGAAATCGCATTTAAGACCATGTGGGATCAATTAAAGGCGGGTAAACCCTGGATGGGATTAGTTAAGAACCGCTGTAAGAATGGCGACCATTACTGGGTGAATGCGTATGTCACGCCAATGACGGAAGGTGGAAAAATTATCGGCTACGAATCTGTCCGTAGCTGCCCGGATCGTGAATCTGTCACGAGAGCAGAAGCGCTCTACAAACGAGTTAAATCAGGTCAACGCGATAAAGTAAAACTACCGAAGCTGCGTGCAATTTGGCCATCACTGGCTGTGCTCACTGCACTCTTTTTATATTTATCAGTGAATGAAATGCTTGGATTTGGTTGGTTGGTAGCCAACACCCTGGCTTTGTTTGCCTATAACACGTATCGCGATAACGAGCAGCTGGGCAGGATAGATAAAGTGATGTCGCACAGTTTCTGTGATGATATTGCCACGCAGGTTTATTCTCCCTGGAGTGGTAAGATGGCTCAACTACACGTCAAGCTGCTTAGCGAGCGTGCGCATCTGGATACTATCATTACGCGAATTGAGTTTGCAGCTAAGGGAGTCGCTGGTGGTGCCAAAGAGAGTAACAGTAAAAGTATTGAAACCTCTCAATGCCTGACAAAGCAACAACTCGAAACTGAGCTGGTAGCAACTGCGATGAATGAAATGGCAACCACCATCAATGAAGTCTCGCATAGTGTCCAGGCAAGTTCAGAAGATGCTAAAGGGGTACTCGTATTAGCCCAGGAAAGTGCACGTAGCTCTGAGGAGACCCGCGCCTCAATAGAAAGTTTGGGAGCAACCGTTGTTGATATCAAGGACTCAGTGTTAGGTGTAGCAAAACAAACATCTAAAATTGCAGAAGCGGCACAGATCATTGAGCAAATCGCTGAACAAACTAATCTGCTTGCTCTGAACGCTGCAATCGAGGCGGCAAGAGCCGGGGAGCAAGGTAGAGGCTTTGCTGTAGTTGCCGATGAAGTGCGTCATTTAGCACAGAGAACGCAGGAGTCGACTAAAGAAATCCATGCAATCATAGAACAGTTGACACAAAGCACACAAAACGCCGAATTCATTGCAAAGCGGGGAGAAGATGAATCCCGCCAGGGCATTGAGCAGCTTTCACACTCTTCTCAAAAATTAGAGGGGATTTATCAACTGATTGAAAAAATCAGCGCCAGCAGTATGCAAATTGCCACTGCGGTGGAAGAGCAAGCAACCGTATCTGAAGATATTAATCAGCAGGTAGTGAGCATTGCAACACTCGCGAACACAAGCGCGAATAGTTCAAATGAAATGCATGTGATCAGCGAAGAGCTGACCACAGTGGCAAATGATATGTATGAACTCGTTGTCAGATTTAAACGCTAG
- a CDS encoding HD domain-containing phosphohydrolase yields MMEHSQKPEIATPPSGPIRVLCLDDEPGVLKVLRRTLGMAGMQVAIYECGELALKALDDNDFEVIISDMRMPEMDGVEFLTKARQVSPESQRILLSGYADMDSTIAAINEGGIHNFLQKPWQNEALIHVIKDAAEKYRLKQYNQALQEEVSKQNDQLKVLNGNLEELVEKRTAQIRTVLRQLETANKREQDEHKATVELLYNFINANPYINADLAKHIAHLCGLVAHKLGLSEKVIQLTKMAGYLAQVGLLAMDPALYNQPVEQLSPQQRKLFFTHPATAQLMLMPAQHLSDVGEAIYHQYEKYNGQGIPKGLKGKEIPIGAHILAAVRDYVEHLLKTRNPEKEQRAHALEMIKMYSGSFYHPKVVAALEQSVQTDAAGTEQVGSMNIIDAQKLKPGMELGLAIHSHKGIMLLPKGHVFTAATVAKLQQLESQKPTPFRILIKT; encoded by the coding sequence ATGATGGAACACAGCCAAAAACCTGAAATTGCTACGCCTCCGTCCGGTCCTATTCGAGTATTGTGCCTGGATGATGAACCGGGCGTACTTAAAGTACTCAGAAGAACACTGGGTATGGCAGGTATGCAGGTGGCCATATATGAATGTGGAGAACTTGCGCTTAAAGCGCTTGATGATAATGATTTTGAAGTGATCATCTCAGATATGAGAATGCCAGAAATGGATGGTGTTGAGTTCCTGACCAAAGCGAGGCAAGTCTCACCCGAATCACAACGCATCTTGCTGTCTGGCTACGCTGATATGGATTCGACGATTGCAGCCATTAATGAAGGCGGGATCCATAACTTTCTTCAAAAGCCCTGGCAGAATGAAGCCCTTATCCACGTCATTAAAGATGCCGCCGAAAAATACCGCCTTAAACAATACAATCAGGCACTTCAGGAAGAGGTTAGCAAACAAAATGACCAGCTGAAGGTGCTCAATGGCAATCTCGAAGAGTTGGTGGAAAAGCGTACTGCACAGATCAGAACAGTACTTCGCCAACTTGAAACGGCGAACAAACGAGAACAAGATGAGCATAAAGCAACCGTAGAACTGCTGTACAATTTTATTAATGCTAACCCCTACATCAATGCGGATCTGGCAAAACACATTGCACACCTTTGTGGTCTGGTGGCCCATAAACTTGGGCTCAGTGAAAAAGTCATACAACTGACTAAGATGGCTGGTTACTTGGCGCAGGTAGGCCTGCTGGCAATGGATCCAGCCCTTTATAATCAGCCTGTCGAACAGTTAAGTCCCCAGCAACGAAAATTATTCTTTACACACCCAGCGACCGCGCAGCTGATGCTCATGCCGGCACAGCATCTAAGTGATGTTGGCGAAGCTATCTATCATCAATATGAAAAGTATAACGGGCAAGGCATCCCGAAAGGCTTAAAGGGCAAGGAAATCCCCATCGGCGCGCACATTCTTGCGGCAGTCAGGGATTACGTAGAACACCTGCTAAAAACCAGGAACCCGGAAAAAGAACAGCGCGCTCATGCATTGGAAATGATAAAAATGTACAGCGGCTCCTTTTACCACCCTAAGGTAGTCGCTGCATTAGAGCAATCTGTTCAAACTGACGCAGCAGGCACAGAGCAGGTAGGGTCAATGAATATCATTGATGCACAAAAACTCAAGCCAGGCATGGAGCTGGGCCTGGCTATCCATAGCCACAAAGGCATAATGCTGTTACCTAAGGGGCATGTTTTTACCGCTGCAACGGTCGCTAAACTACAACAGCTTGAATCACAAAAACCAACCCCATTTAGAATTCTGATTAAAACCTAG
- a CDS encoding heme NO-binding domain-containing protein, translated as MKGIIFRSLEELVIENLGMSAWNALLDEHSPAHRSYVSAVSYPDEELYALANGVAEKMALPLPDVLSVFGRFLFGSLAAKHTSVLAELDTFEKLIMAIDSVIHVEVAKLYDEPNLPKIEATIVNDTEILVDYRSPRKLGFCAEGLIYGAADYFNKQIEISHNRSVTQSGEHTQFKVKILA; from the coding sequence ATGAAAGGCATAATATTCCGTAGTTTAGAAGAACTGGTCATCGAAAACCTGGGCATGAGTGCATGGAATGCACTATTGGATGAGCATAGTCCGGCACATCGCAGTTATGTTTCTGCTGTCTCTTATCCGGATGAAGAACTGTATGCGCTGGCAAATGGTGTTGCAGAAAAAATGGCCTTACCGTTACCTGATGTATTAAGTGTATTCGGGCGCTTTTTGTTTGGCTCATTGGCAGCTAAACATACCTCGGTGCTTGCCGAATTAGATACATTTGAGAAACTGATCATGGCAATAGACAGCGTGATCCATGTTGAGGTGGCTAAGCTATATGATGAGCCGAATTTGCCAAAGATTGAAGCGACGATTGTCAACGATACAGAGATATTAGTTGATTACCGTTCACCCCGAAAGCTCGGATTCTGTGCCGAAGGGCTGATTTATGGTGCAGCCGATTACTTTAACAAGCAAATAGAAATATCGCATAATCGCTCTGTTACACAAAGCGGTGAACATACCCAGTTTAAGGTGAAAATTTTGGCGTGA
- a CDS encoding sensor histidine kinase yields the protein MSQGDNEYYKAYCREKQARDELETLLEDKTRSLYLANQELEANLTQLKRQHAAILQSEKMATLGVMSAGVAHEINNPLAYVNSNVATLGQVAKGVAELINTSQQFSDNAIDQEAFKEAFKNLEAQYQLGFFAEDAEDLIEDCQDGCRRIATIVASLLDFARPKNNEFVMADMTEAIDSALGLLANQLKHIELIVEKVDIPLSYCNLAALNQAIINLLMNAKYACEQGKAQGNCPSPQIKLVVRPATDQILIEIIDNGTGIEDDKLPHIFEPFFTTKPVGQGTGMGLAVAYGIISEHKGTIKIESKRNEGAKVTLTLPVIIAS from the coding sequence ATGTCGCAGGGTGACAATGAATATTACAAGGCGTACTGCAGAGAAAAGCAGGCTCGTGATGAGCTTGAAACGCTATTAGAGGACAAAACGCGTTCTCTATATCTTGCCAACCAAGAGCTCGAGGCTAACCTGACGCAGCTAAAACGACAGCATGCCGCTATTTTGCAGAGTGAGAAGATGGCGACGCTCGGTGTGATGTCTGCGGGCGTGGCACATGAAATAAATAACCCTCTGGCTTATGTTAACAGTAATGTGGCTACACTGGGGCAGGTTGCTAAAGGCGTTGCGGAATTGATTAATACAAGCCAGCAATTTTCAGACAATGCCATTGACCAGGAGGCGTTCAAAGAGGCGTTTAAGAACCTGGAAGCACAATATCAGCTGGGTTTCTTTGCTGAAGATGCAGAGGATCTCATTGAAGATTGCCAGGACGGTTGTCGGCGTATCGCGACTATCGTCGCAAGTTTATTAGATTTCGCCCGGCCCAAAAACAACGAATTTGTGATGGCTGATATGACAGAAGCGATTGACAGTGCGCTGGGCCTGCTTGCCAATCAGCTTAAGCATATCGAACTTATTGTAGAAAAAGTGGATATTCCACTTAGCTATTGCAATCTTGCCGCGTTAAATCAGGCGATCATCAATTTATTGATGAATGCCAAATACGCGTGTGAGCAAGGGAAAGCGCAGGGTAACTGTCCCAGCCCTCAAATCAAATTGGTCGTCAGGCCTGCGACAGATCAGATCCTGATCGAAATTATTGATAACGGTACCGGTATAGAAGATGACAAATTACCGCATATCTTCGAACCCTTCTTTACTACTAAGCCTGTCGGACAGGGAACTGGTATGGGTCTGGCTGTTGCGTATGGGATTATTTCAGAGCACAAAGGCACCATTAAGATTGAGAGTAAGCGTAATGAAGGCGCCAAAGTCACGCTAACACTGCCAGTCATCATCGCCAGTTAA
- a CDS encoding glycosyl hydrolase family 18 protein, which yields MKTRNKFKMALQLSAIAIAIGSTHANAYDCTGLNPWQSGNAYTGGQQVEQNNNAYEANWWTRSEPATNSGDWQEWTWLGLCDSAVENKPPVASNLQPVSGTEFVANDSVAISVKAVDSDGTVSKVEFFVDGSLIATDVSGTADMFDAQWNASVGTHDISATAYDDKGAASNVLTSQVVVKPADTGNKAPEAQLVIKSQPAELTVGSQVVFGLSGSDIDGQVTKLTFTVDGVDVVTTNGSATDHTWTAQQLGPVSFTLTVTDDKGATASVSQSLTVVEQGQGGRDDCKPEGLFQTPGVNTPYCTIYDVDGREKMGTDHPRRVIGYFTSWRNGANGQPSYLVNDIPWDKITHINYAFAHVDANNKVSIGDPAAPGNPATNMEWPGEAGAEMDPALPYKGHFNLLNKYKKQHPDVKTLISVGGWAETGGYFGSDGKRVNSGGFYTMTTNSDGSVNQAGIDAFAASAVEFIRTYGFDGVDIDYEYPTSMNDAGHPDDFPISNALRAGLNASYQVLMKRLREELDKAGQQDGKHYMLTIASPSSGYLLRGMETFQVTKYLDYVNIMSYDLHGAWNQHVGHNASLFDTGEDSELKAWNVYGTAEFEGIGYLNTDWAVKYFRGALSGGRINIGIPYYTRGFKDVQGGTNGLWGQAAFPDQANCPPGTGKGEKNKCGNGAVGIDNLWHDKNDVGLEVPAGSNPLWHVKNLQSGVLGSYLADYGLNPVTDPEDALTGTYARHYDSVAVAPWLWNAEKKVFLSIEDEESMGTKVDYVINNGLGGIMFWELAGDFDYDAAKGEYFMGSSLTTLAYNKFNQSGAPYDIHPGNVNFQVPAESVDVTFTAKDFPLGDDNYPIAPTFAFTNNSAIDLSGAKITFDVPVATSAIFKSNWNAQEKLGMAVEANASNAAGNNIGGFENEFHRFSITLVDEWGNIPKSFAPGETVNAQVMYYMPITGPVNFVAEKDGKRYAFKFEYPKLPDAKPGDGNGGPITSCEGVPISQIKVYPEFPKGTHAAQGDLIIDGNGVYKAKWWSNKQPSVSSDYTKVCSL from the coding sequence ATGAAAACGAGAAACAAATTCAAGATGGCACTGCAGCTCAGCGCAATCGCTATTGCTATAGGCTCAACACATGCAAATGCGTATGACTGTACTGGTCTAAATCCATGGCAATCTGGTAATGCCTATACCGGTGGTCAGCAGGTCGAGCAAAATAACAATGCTTATGAAGCTAACTGGTGGACACGCTCTGAGCCTGCAACCAACTCTGGTGACTGGCAGGAATGGACTTGGCTGGGTTTGTGTGACAGCGCTGTCGAAAATAAACCGCCAGTGGCCAGTAACTTACAGCCAGTTTCCGGCACTGAGTTCGTTGCAAATGACAGCGTTGCCATCAGCGTTAAAGCGGTAGATTCGGATGGTACTGTGAGCAAGGTTGAGTTTTTCGTAGACGGCAGTCTGATTGCCACTGACGTAAGCGGCACCGCAGATATGTTTGACGCGCAATGGAACGCTAGTGTGGGTACGCATGATATCAGCGCAACAGCTTATGATGACAAAGGTGCAGCATCTAACGTACTGACCAGTCAGGTGGTTGTAAAACCAGCAGATACTGGTAACAAAGCACCGGAAGCACAGCTTGTTATTAAGAGTCAGCCAGCGGAATTGACAGTGGGTTCTCAGGTCGTATTTGGCTTGTCTGGCAGCGATATAGACGGTCAGGTGACCAAGTTGACGTTTACGGTAGATGGTGTTGATGTTGTAACTACCAATGGCAGTGCAACGGACCACACATGGACAGCGCAGCAACTGGGTCCGGTTTCATTTACTTTGACTGTGACAGACGATAAAGGGGCTACGGCAAGTGTTTCTCAATCTCTGACCGTTGTTGAGCAGGGCCAGGGGGGACGCGACGACTGTAAACCTGAAGGCTTGTTTCAAACACCTGGTGTGAACACACCTTACTGTACTATCTATGATGTCGATGGTCGTGAAAAAATGGGTACAGATCACCCTCGTCGGGTTATCGGTTACTTCACGAGCTGGAGAAACGGTGCCAATGGCCAGCCTTCTTACCTGGTGAATGATATTCCATGGGACAAAATTACCCATATCAATTACGCCTTCGCTCATGTCGACGCGAACAACAAGGTTTCAATTGGTGACCCAGCCGCACCAGGCAACCCAGCTACAAATATGGAATGGCCAGGCGAAGCGGGTGCTGAGATGGACCCTGCCTTACCTTATAAAGGTCACTTCAACTTACTTAACAAATATAAGAAACAACATCCGGATGTTAAAACACTCATCTCTGTAGGTGGTTGGGCAGAAACCGGTGGCTACTTTGGCAGCGATGGTAAGCGCGTTAACAGTGGTGGCTTCTACACTATGACGACTAATTCTGATGGCAGTGTTAATCAGGCTGGTATCGATGCGTTCGCGGCAAGTGCGGTCGAGTTCATTCGCACCTATGGCTTCGATGGTGTCGACATTGACTATGAATACCCGACTTCAATGAACGACGCAGGTCACCCAGATGACTTCCCAATTTCTAATGCCCTACGTGCAGGGCTGAATGCTTCTTATCAGGTATTGATGAAGCGTTTACGTGAAGAGTTAGACAAAGCCGGTCAGCAGGATGGCAAACACTATATGTTAACCATTGCGTCACCTTCTTCTGGTTATCTGCTGCGTGGTATGGAGACCTTCCAGGTTACTAAATATCTGGATTACGTGAACATTATGTCTTATGACCTGCATGGTGCTTGGAACCAACACGTAGGCCACAATGCTTCTTTGTTTGATACCGGTGAAGATTCAGAACTTAAAGCATGGAACGTATACGGCACTGCTGAGTTTGAAGGCATCGGTTACCTGAATACAGACTGGGCTGTTAAGTACTTCCGTGGTGCACTATCGGGCGGTCGTATTAACATTGGTATTCCTTACTACACGCGTGGTTTCAAGGATGTTCAGGGTGGTACTAATGGACTGTGGGGTCAGGCAGCCTTCCCTGATCAGGCAAACTGTCCTCCGGGCACCGGTAAAGGCGAGAAGAATAAGTGCGGTAATGGCGCTGTGGGTATTGATAACCTTTGGCATGACAAGAATGACGTAGGCCTGGAAGTACCCGCCGGTTCTAACCCGTTGTGGCATGTTAAGAACCTGCAGTCTGGCGTTTTAGGAAGCTACCTTGCTGACTATGGTCTGAACCCGGTTACAGACCCAGAAGATGCATTGACTGGTACATATGCACGTCATTATGACTCTGTTGCTGTGGCGCCTTGGTTGTGGAACGCAGAGAAAAAAGTGTTCTTGTCTATTGAAGACGAGGAGTCGATGGGCACCAAAGTTGACTATGTTATCAACAATGGCCTGGGCGGCATTATGTTCTGGGAACTTGCTGGTGACTTTGACTACGATGCCGCTAAAGGTGAGTACTTCATGGGGTCGAGCCTGACAACGCTTGCATACAACAAGTTTAACCAGTCTGGTGCGCCTTACGATATTCATCCGGGGAATGTGAACTTCCAGGTTCCTGCGGAATCCGTTGATGTTACCTTTACTGCCAAAGATTTCCCACTGGGTGATGATAACTATCCAATTGCACCAACGTTTGCGTTTACCAATAACTCAGCAATTGACTTGTCAGGTGCGAAGATCACCTTTGATGTTCCAGTCGCAACATCGGCAATCTTTAAGTCGAACTGGAATGCGCAAGAGAAACTGGGTATGGCGGTTGAAGCGAATGCCTCTAACGCTGCTGGCAACAACATTGGCGGATTTGAGAATGAGTTCCACCGTTTCTCAATCACCCTGGTAGACGAGTGGGGCAACATTCCGAAGTCGTTCGCGCCGGGTGAAACGGTCAATGCACAGGTAATGTACTACATGCCTATCACAGGTCCGGTTAACTTTGTTGCCGAGAAAGACGGTAAACGTTACGCATTTAAGTTCGAGTATCCGAAATTACCAGATGCAAAACCAGGTGATGGTAACGGTGGTCCAATCACAAGCTGTGAAGGTGTGCCTATCTCTCAGATTAAAGTATACCCAGAGTTTCCAAAGGGAACTCATGCTGCTCAGGGCGACTTAATCATCGATGGAAATGGTGTTTACAAAGCGAAGTGGTGGAGCAACAAACAGCCATCAGTAAGTTCGGATTACACCAAGGTTTGTAGTTTGTAA
- a CDS encoding lytic polysaccharide monooxygenase, translating to MKMLKLLTQQSAISALVLSALCYSDLAASHGYMDFPLARQAICEDQGGYWWPEDGSNIPNAACRAAYLESGYVQFIQEHEFAVNTPDYNNQQAVEKNIPDGTLCAAGSHEKRGMNLPSADWQKTDVRPNANGELAIRFHATTPHNPSFWKFYLTKPGFNPATDVMTWGSIDLITEIGNVDFVKDPDGKRIYEMTIQIPQGRSGDAILYTRWQRNDVVGEGFYNCSDINIVSDSQPTDWYAAGYFVSRGQTANAGDLVWARVFDQNGQEIVKHSLAVTAQNQANWASVLAGQLNATYANDVQVGVKQTNGDVVFDDANLLSNQVFVTDAAYTYNLTIVPKAPNTPPTVHQPDPVVMDENAQVQVHVHAFDDEQTELVYNWTLPAGLSMTGSGATVSIQSGEVSADTQYTVSVAVSDGELVTSRDFTITVKDVPVSTYPQWKASNTYVGGDKVSHGNKNYEAKWWTRGEEPGKAQVWKAL from the coding sequence ATGAAAATGTTAAAATTATTAACACAACAGAGCGCAATCAGTGCATTGGTATTGTCAGCTCTGTGCTACAGCGACCTGGCCGCAAGCCATGGTTACATGGATTTTCCGCTGGCAAGGCAGGCTATTTGTGAAGACCAGGGCGGGTACTGGTGGCCAGAAGATGGTTCCAATATCCCCAATGCTGCCTGTCGGGCTGCTTACCTGGAATCTGGCTATGTACAGTTTATTCAGGAACACGAATTCGCCGTCAATACGCCTGATTACAACAACCAACAGGCTGTAGAGAAGAACATACCAGACGGCACGCTCTGTGCGGCAGGTTCGCATGAAAAGCGCGGTATGAACTTACCGTCAGCCGATTGGCAAAAGACAGATGTTCGTCCAAATGCAAATGGTGAGCTGGCAATTCGCTTTCATGCGACAACGCCGCACAACCCCAGCTTCTGGAAGTTCTATCTGACCAAGCCAGGGTTTAACCCGGCGACAGATGTCATGACCTGGGGCAGTATTGACCTGATCACAGAGATCGGCAACGTGGATTTCGTAAAAGATCCGGATGGTAAACGTATTTACGAAATGACCATTCAGATTCCTCAAGGCCGCAGTGGTGACGCAATTTTGTATACGCGCTGGCAGCGCAATGATGTAGTTGGAGAAGGCTTTTACAACTGTAGCGACATCAATATAGTTTCTGATTCGCAGCCTACCGATTGGTACGCAGCTGGCTATTTTGTCAGCCGGGGTCAGACGGCTAACGCTGGCGACCTTGTCTGGGCGCGCGTTTTTGACCAAAACGGCCAGGAAATTGTCAAACATTCCTTAGCGGTAACGGCACAAAACCAGGCCAACTGGGCGAGTGTGCTGGCAGGGCAGCTGAATGCAACCTATGCCAATGATGTTCAGGTGGGAGTCAAACAAACCAATGGCGACGTGGTGTTTGATGACGCGAATTTGCTCAGTAACCAAGTGTTCGTAACAGATGCGGCGTACACCTATAACCTCACTATCGTACCTAAAGCGCCAAACACGCCTCCGACGGTTCATCAACCAGATCCGGTTGTGATGGATGAGAATGCCCAAGTACAGGTACATGTGCATGCCTTTGATGATGAGCAGACCGAGTTAGTCTACAACTGGACACTGCCAGCCGGGCTCTCGATGACAGGCAGCGGCGCCACCGTCTCTATACAAAGTGGCGAAGTGTCAGCTGACACACAATACACCGTGTCGGTTGCCGTATCGGATGGTGAACTTGTTACTTCCAGAGACTTCACTATCACGGTTAAGGACGTGCCTGTATCAACTTACCCTCAATGGAAAGCCTCAAATACCTACGTAGGTGGCGATAAAGTCTCTCATGGTAATAAAAACTATGAAGCCAAATGGTGGACACGTGGAGAGGAACCAGGAAAAGCACAGGTCTGGAAAGCACTTTAG